The Oxalobacteraceae bacterium OTU3CINTB1 genome includes a window with the following:
- a CDS encoding ABC transporter substrate-binding protein, with protein sequence MTCNRRTVLKAGVAAAIVAAFGSVGPAFAAKPLVIGFSQVGAESEWRTANTVSIKDAAKKEGITLKFADAQQRQENQVKAIRSFIAQRVDIIAFSPVVESGWDTVLREAKAAKIPVILTDRAVNVTDPSLYVTFIGSDFVEEGRLAARWLLERAKKTPDATFNIVELQGTVGSAPAIDRQKGFAEVIAANPKLKIIRSQTGDFTRTKGKEVMEAFLKAEGKKINVLYAHNDDMAIGAIQAIEEAGMKPGKDILVISIDGVRGAFQAMVAGKMNVTVECNPLFGPQLMQIARDVAANKPVPKRITVQEGVFPAEVAAKEFPNRKY encoded by the coding sequence ATGACATGCAATCGCAGAACCGTACTCAAAGCCGGCGTAGCTGCTGCCATCGTCGCCGCCTTCGGTAGCGTCGGCCCGGCCTTCGCCGCCAAACCGCTGGTGATCGGCTTCTCGCAAGTCGGCGCCGAGAGCGAATGGCGCACCGCCAATACCGTCTCGATCAAGGACGCGGCCAAGAAAGAGGGCATCACCCTCAAATTCGCCGACGCCCAGCAGCGCCAGGAAAACCAGGTCAAGGCGATCCGCTCCTTCATCGCCCAGCGTGTCGATATCATCGCCTTTTCGCCGGTTGTCGAATCGGGCTGGGATACCGTCCTGCGCGAAGCCAAGGCCGCGAAAATTCCGGTCATCCTGACCGACCGCGCCGTCAACGTCACCGACCCGTCGCTGTACGTGACCTTCATCGGTTCCGATTTCGTCGAAGAGGGCCGCCTGGCCGCGCGCTGGCTGCTGGAACGCGCCAAGAAGACGCCCGACGCCACCTTCAACATCGTCGAGCTGCAGGGCACCGTCGGCTCCGCGCCGGCGATCGACCGCCAGAAGGGCTTCGCCGAAGTCATCGCCGCCAATCCGAAGCTGAAGATCATCCGCTCGCAGACCGGCGACTTCACCCGCACCAAGGGCAAGGAAGTGATGGAAGCCTTCCTTAAGGCCGAGGGCAAGAAGATCAACGTGCTGTACGCGCACAACGACGACATGGCCATTGGCGCGATCCAGGCGATCGAGGAAGCCGGTATGAAGCCGGGCAAGGACATCCTTGTGATTTCGATCGACGGCGTGCGCGGCGCCTTCCAGGCGATGGTGGCCGGGAAGATGAACGTGACCGTCGAATGTAATCCGCTGTTTGGCCCACAACTGATGCAGATCGCGCGCGACGTCGCCGCCAACAAGCCGGTACCCAAGCGCATCACGGTGCAAGAGGGCGTGTTCCCGGCCGAGGTGGCGGCCAAGGAATTCCCGAACCGTAAATACTGA